The following are from one region of the Klebsiella aerogenes genome:
- a CDS encoding PTS ascorbate transporter subunit IIC: MLQFIIHDVLGTPAILVGLFSLIGLLLQKKAFSDVISGTLKTIMGFVILTSGAAIIATTLTTFSQLFEHSFHIQGVVPNTDAMAALAQKNYGTATAMIMVLGMLFNIILARITPLKYIFLTGHHTLYMSAMLAVILSVGGLSPFWVVALGAIILGAMMVVSPAILQPFTRKIIGTDDLALGHFGSTGYLLSAWVGKLVGKGSPSIEELKVPKSLNFLRDSSVAISLTMMILFLILVLVAGKTFVETSISGGQNFIIFAIIQSLTFAAGVWIILAGVRMVIAEIVPAFKGIADKLVKDAKPALDCPTVFPFAPNAVIVGFLSSFTAGLLSMFLCPLFGLSVIVPGLVPHFFCGATAGVYGNACGGRRGAVIGAFAQGLLISFLPAILLPLMGDLGFASTTFGDADFGVVGIALGHILAWFH; encoded by the coding sequence ATGCTGCAGTTTATTATTCATGACGTGCTCGGCACGCCAGCGATACTGGTCGGCCTGTTCTCCTTGATTGGCTTATTATTGCAGAAAAAAGCTTTCTCGGATGTTATTTCCGGCACCCTGAAAACGATTATGGGTTTCGTGATTTTAACTTCTGGCGCGGCTATTATTGCGACCACCTTAACCACCTTCAGCCAGTTGTTTGAACATTCGTTCCATATTCAGGGCGTGGTACCGAATACCGACGCGATGGCTGCGCTGGCGCAGAAAAACTACGGCACCGCGACGGCGATGATCATGGTGTTGGGGATGCTGTTTAACATCATTCTCGCGCGCATCACGCCGCTGAAATACATTTTCCTCACCGGCCACCACACGCTGTATATGTCGGCGATGCTGGCGGTGATCCTCTCCGTTGGCGGCTTGTCTCCGTTCTGGGTGGTGGCGCTTGGCGCGATTATCCTCGGTGCGATGATGGTTGTTTCCCCGGCGATCCTGCAGCCGTTTACCCGCAAAATTATTGGCACCGACGATCTGGCGCTTGGCCACTTCGGCTCAACCGGTTATCTACTTTCGGCATGGGTTGGCAAGCTGGTCGGTAAGGGCAGTCCGTCTATTGAAGAGCTGAAGGTTCCGAAATCGTTGAACTTCCTGCGTGATTCTTCGGTTGCGATTTCGCTCACCATGATGATTCTGTTCCTGATTTTAGTACTGGTGGCCGGTAAGACCTTCGTCGAAACCAGTATCAGCGGCGGGCAGAACTTCATTATCTTCGCCATCATTCAATCGCTGACCTTTGCCGCTGGGGTATGGATCATTCTCGCGGGCGTACGCATGGTGATCGCTGAAATCGTCCCGGCATTTAAAGGGATTGCCGATAAGCTGGTGAAGGACGCGAAACCGGCGCTCGACTGCCCGACCGTTTTCCCGTTCGCGCCGAATGCGGTGATCGTCGGCTTTCTGTCGAGCTTTACCGCCGGTTTGCTCAGCATGTTTCTGTGCCCGCTGTTCGGTCTGAGCGTGATTGTCCCGGGGCTGGTGCCGCACTTTTTCTGCGGCGCGACGGCCGGTGTTTACGGCAATGCCTGCGGTGGCCGCCGCGGCGCGGTGATCGGTGCTTTTGCTCAAGGTTTATTGATCTCTTTCTTACCTGCCATCCTGCTGCCGTTGATGGGCGATCTGGGCTTTGCATCCACCACCTTTGGTGATGCGGACTTCGGCGTTGTCGGCATTGCGCTTGGGCATATTCTGGCGTGGTTTCATTAA
- a CDS encoding LacI family DNA-binding transcriptional regulator, with translation MQTLQTDDGSKEKRRKNTGKITLAEVAKLVGVSTMTVSRALRMPEKVNPDLRCKIEAAVSELGYVPNLQARSLASADSTLVMGVVPSFSSPGFIAVSETLQTVLATQGYSMMFIESGQGSQSEEKAFQQMLAYNPAAIVQFNIDNIDSCAQMLVNAGVPVVEIGAINRETRGVSIGVDYAAAIKKLVAALAQAGYKNLGLLCTASNNVMFRQVLSGWNSGMLAINHSPHRVVTPHLPSGITTGFNLLNDIRITWPELDALICTSDEIACGCIMACHNAGIGVPDTLALASLSGGTLASVCSPALTAVEFPWSETGTIAGKTLLNLLAGNGPESNIELASSLKIRASSKKAQR, from the coding sequence GTGCAGACGTTACAAACGGATGACGGCAGCAAAGAGAAACGCAGAAAAAATACCGGTAAAATTACGCTGGCGGAAGTCGCAAAGCTGGTGGGCGTCAGTACCATGACCGTATCCCGCGCGTTACGCATGCCTGAAAAGGTGAATCCCGACCTGCGCTGTAAAATTGAAGCCGCGGTCAGCGAATTGGGCTATGTGCCTAATCTGCAGGCGCGCAGCCTCGCCTCAGCGGATTCCACGCTGGTGATGGGCGTTGTCCCCTCTTTCTCTTCGCCGGGCTTTATCGCCGTCTCTGAAACCTTGCAAACCGTGCTCGCCACCCAGGGTTATAGCATGATGTTTATTGAGTCCGGCCAGGGCAGCCAGAGCGAGGAAAAGGCCTTCCAGCAGATGCTGGCCTATAATCCGGCCGCCATCGTGCAGTTCAATATTGATAATATCGACAGCTGTGCGCAAATGCTGGTCAACGCTGGCGTACCGGTGGTCGAAATCGGCGCCATCAACCGTGAAACCCGCGGCGTCAGTATTGGTGTCGACTACGCGGCAGCGATCAAAAAACTGGTCGCCGCGCTGGCGCAGGCAGGATACAAAAACCTCGGGCTGCTGTGTACCGCCTCAAATAACGTGATGTTTCGCCAGGTTCTCAGCGGCTGGAACAGCGGCATGCTGGCCATCAACCATTCACCACACCGCGTGGTGACGCCGCACTTACCCTCCGGCATTACCACGGGTTTTAATCTGCTGAATGATATTCGCATCACCTGGCCGGAACTGGATGCGTTGATTTGCACGTCGGATGAAATTGCCTGCGGCTGCATTATGGCCTGTCATAACGCCGGGATCGGCGTGCCGGACACGCTGGCGTTGGCAAGTTTAAGCGGCGGGACGCTCGCGTCAGTATGTTCGCCAGCGCTGACAGCGGTGGAGTTTCCATGGAGCGAAACCGGCACCATCGCAGGAAAAACGTTGTTGAATCTGCTGGCGGGCAACGGGCCGGAGAGCAACATTGAGCTCGCCTCCAGCCTGAAAATCCGCGCCAGCAGTAAAAAGGCGCAGCGTTAA
- a CDS encoding PTS sugar transporter subunit IIB, giving the protein MKKVLIVCGNGLGSSFIVEMNVKKILTELNKQAEVSHTDLTSAKSETADIILSAKDIAEQLSGHSAQVFGLTNLLDNNKIKEILVEHL; this is encoded by the coding sequence ATGAAGAAGGTACTGATTGTCTGTGGTAATGGTTTAGGTAGTAGCTTCATCGTTGAAATGAACGTGAAGAAAATTCTCACTGAGTTAAACAAACAGGCGGAGGTTTCCCACACGGACTTAACGTCGGCTAAAAGTGAAACTGCCGATATTATATTAAGCGCCAAAGATATTGCTGAACAGCTTTCAGGCCATTCTGCCCAGGTCTTCGGTTTAACTAATTTGCTCGATAATAATAAAATTAAAGAAATCCTCGTCGAACATCTTTAA
- a CDS encoding PTS sugar transporter subunit IIA, whose product MISTWLPATNIQIIESVADWKHAVEISAQPLLAQGAINSSYINAIFNSHQELGPYYVLAPGLAMPHARPEQGAIKNGLSLLHIKQGVSFEADENDPIYVVLMLCAVSGDEHIRMITALAEIFCDESRLESLLHASTLEKIQQIING is encoded by the coding sequence ATGATTTCAACCTGGTTGCCCGCAACAAATATCCAAATAATTGAAAGTGTCGCTGACTGGAAGCACGCGGTGGAAATATCTGCACAACCTCTATTAGCGCAAGGAGCGATTAATTCTAGCTATATAAACGCTATTTTTAATAGTCATCAGGAACTCGGTCCTTATTATGTTCTGGCCCCCGGCCTGGCAATGCCGCACGCGCGTCCGGAGCAGGGGGCGATTAAAAACGGCCTGTCGCTTTTACATATTAAACAGGGCGTTTCATTCGAGGCTGATGAGAATGACCCCATCTATGTTGTGCTGATGCTGTGTGCGGTTTCCGGCGATGAGCATATCCGCATGATCACCGCGTTGGCGGAAATTTTTTGCGATGAGTCACGACTGGAGAGTCTGTTACACGCATCGACGCTTGAGAAAATTCAACAAATAATCAATGGTTAA